The stretch of DNA CATCATTTCCACAAAATCTCGCGCAAATGGGGGATCCAGCTGCGCTTCTCCGCGCTGCGTCAATCCTCGCAATTGACAATTTCTCTGTTCAGACAATTTCTGAAGAATTTTATCGATAATGGAGAATCGAGGGTGGTGCATCAATCGGAGGTAATCAGAAACACGGTTCGTTTTCGCTCCCTCAAAGGCAAAAAATCCTATAATTTCTTCTCCTTCAAGGTGTTTGGTAGTTTTTGCCCCGCGGTGAATTCTGATTGTAGATTGCAATTCAACATCGATACATTGAGCTCCAGCAAACTTACAATCAAAGAATTCACATTCAAAAAAGAAAGATGAGTTCAGATTGCAGTTTGAAAAATCTACCTGTCTGAAAATGACCGAATCAAACACACGTTCTGATATATTGCTTCCATCCAACACCAAGTTTTCAAAAACACATTCGGAAAATTCTGATCCCGCACCATTGACATTGAGTCTTCCACCAAAAATAGTCGCAGAAAAATCAATTGACTTAATAGTAACGCCATCAAGCAATAGATTACGAGCATGCTGCTCGTCTGACTCTGATTCGATACCCGCATTCAAGAACGCGTTCCTCGCTACAATCGCATCCCAACAGAGCGCCAAGTATGTGCCCGCGTTAGCAATGGAGCGCCTCTGTTGCCAAAGTGCCCCAAATTTTGTTATTGCCGCGTCGAACCTCTCGTCAGGCATTGATGCAACAAATGTCCGCATCACCGGGGATACCGGAACATCATCATTTAGTATCCGTTCATGAACTAAACTACTGATATAGGTCCTAGACACCATAAATTCACGCAACGAATTATGAGAAAAAATCCATCCATCCCCCCCTGTCGTCCTTGTCAGGGTCGAAGAACTGCGCATATCTTCAAATAATTCATCTATTCTCCGTCTCAAATCTTCACCGTATAAAATTCGTAAATCCGTTTTAAATACCTTTTGAATAAGGTCAACAAAAGTAGTCTCTCCCGCC from Minwuia thermotolerans encodes:
- a CDS encoding pentapeptide repeat-containing protein, coding for MMNEWDVFSLIVDKLMMRDFRRSPSVNPTSRNDFLGRLAVMQSKRSEGVAGETTFVDLIQKVFKTDLRILYGEDLRRRIDELFEDMRSSSTLTRTTGGDGWIFSHNSLREFMVSRTYISSLVHERILNDDVPVSPVMRTFVASMPDERFDAAITKFGALWQQRRSIANAGTYLALCWDAIVARNAFLNAGIESESDEQHARNLLLDGVTIKSIDFSATIFGGRLNVNGAGSEFSECVFENLVLDGSNISERVFDSVIFRQVDFSNCNLNSSFFFECEFFDCKFAGAQCIDVELQSTIRIHRGAKTTKHLEGEEIIGFFAFEGAKTNRVSDYLRLMHHPRFSIIDKILQKLSEQRNCQLRGLTQRGEAQLDPPFARDFVEMMSQNDWIGSRQDMVGLTADGRKVVSRFLDSLELDQQIVEFMDKH